One window from the genome of Xenorhabdus bovienii SS-2004 encodes:
- a CDS encoding YlcI/YnfO family protein yields MTRDNVNNKSQKMSARVPHEIADNVESLKEPGESTAQFIVTALQGEIKRRQRKTKASPEQ; encoded by the coding sequence ATGACACGTGATAATGTTAATAACAAATCACAAAAGATGAGCGCACGAGTGCCACACGAAATAGCCGATAATGTAGAATCATTAAAGGAACCTGGGGAAAGTACGGCACAGTTTATCGTCACCGCATTACAGGGTGAGATCAAACGCCGCCAACGCAAAACCAAAGCATCACCTGAGCAATAA
- a CDS encoding DUF4222 domain-containing protein yields MRDPAPHDYYTHQNGETVQVLSVAFNRVTFVRDGYNTPCIMPVSRFTKEYTYAGRA; encoded by the coding sequence ATGCGTGACCCCGCACCCCATGACTACTACACCCATCAGAACGGGGAAACCGTTCAGGTGCTGTCGGTCGCCTTTAACCGCGTGACGTTTGTCCGTGATGGCTATAACACCCCGTGCATCATGCCAGTAAGCCGTTTCACTAAAGAATACACCTACGCAGGGAGAGCCTGA
- a CDS encoding TOPRIM and DUF927 domain-containing protein, which yields MVSHIDIRSVKMAAKDHWQGLLAACGVDVPAKGKHGACPICGGTDRFHFMDDHGNGDWHCRQCDEPNHGDGLDLLVRAKGITIIEAAKEVSQALSLPLPEPARKEAPKSGAPLIAERIKKLVAQTTIGQSDYLTNKGLQCPHQKLLKDGSLLLVMQALDGTVTGAQTIKPNGEKRLVSGSQKKGSFIPLSGVTETPDTIIITEGYATALTVSQLHDGVVLAAIDEGNLFAVAGHVRERWPDAKIILAADNDMKSGHKNVGKISAEKAAKSVRGWVTWPPTEDKADWDDYRQCHGIEAAKQAFSQGLHQAGEKASVLKSVVINLDDHREKERDPLIPFIDVRHTGVFYVTPKLDKETGEIIKPEQWLCSPIDVIGTGIDENDEQYLIVRWKAKGSKDPVIKGVASADIGEREGWRMLKAGGVQVTTKSNLRAILADWLIRSHTKEIWSMTAKSGWHKGAYIMPDGSVIGVPQQPVLFNGGSAAANAYTVSGTTDSWREEVARLANNNPFMMLGIATALAAPMIGIVGADGFGVHLYAQSTAGKTTTADIATSLYGKPDEQRLTWYGTALGIANEALAHNDGLLSLDEVGQGANPKHVHTSAYTLFNGKGKIQGAKEGGNRPLASWRTVAISTGEKDIPTFLMEAGIKINAGQLVRLLNIPMERAKTLHGSENGKAHADALKRGCREHHGAAGREWIGYLSSHHEEARQAYIAAQSRWGKLIPESYGEQVQRVSDRFAVLEAALMLGRVITGWKAQDCRDVLQYIFNVWVAEFGTGNKEGEQIVEQAVSFLNAHGMSRYAPLPYDERDLPIRDLAGYREKKGLHDNDPMIFYTLPATFKQEIARGFNVDMFADTLVKSDILKKPASGRSYQGKTPRLKHLGGIQQRAYIMVLVPESDEED from the coding sequence ATGGTAAGTCATATTGATATCCGTTCAGTGAAAATGGCGGCTAAGGATCACTGGCAGGGTTTGCTGGCTGCCTGTGGGGTGGATGTTCCGGCAAAGGGGAAGCATGGAGCTTGCCCGATATGCGGTGGCACTGACCGTTTTCACTTCATGGACGATCATGGGAACGGTGACTGGCATTGTCGCCAGTGTGATGAGCCGAATCACGGTGATGGGCTGGATTTGCTGGTCAGGGCGAAGGGGATCACGATTATTGAGGCGGCTAAAGAGGTTTCTCAGGCGTTATCGCTGCCACTGCCTGAGCCTGCCAGAAAGGAAGCTCCCAAATCAGGAGCTCCCCTGATAGCCGAAAGAATTAAAAAGCTGGTGGCTCAAACCACGATCGGGCAATCCGACTATCTGACTAACAAGGGGCTGCAATGCCCCCATCAGAAGCTATTGAAAGACGGCTCTTTGTTACTGGTCATGCAAGCGTTAGACGGAACCGTAACAGGCGCACAGACGATCAAGCCAAACGGTGAAAAGCGCCTTGTCTCAGGCTCACAGAAAAAGGGGAGTTTTATCCCCTTATCCGGGGTAACCGAAACACCGGACACGATCATCATTACTGAGGGTTATGCAACCGCGTTAACCGTCAGCCAGTTGCATGATGGCGTGGTGCTGGCTGCGATTGATGAAGGGAATCTATTCGCTGTTGCCGGACACGTCAGGGAACGGTGGCCTGATGCGAAAATCATTCTGGCGGCTGACAACGATATGAAGTCCGGTCATAAGAATGTGGGGAAAATTTCAGCAGAAAAAGCGGCCAAATCTGTCAGGGGCTGGGTCACATGGCCGCCCACGGAAGATAAAGCGGACTGGGACGATTACCGCCAGTGTCACGGCATCGAAGCGGCAAAGCAGGCATTCAGCCAAGGATTGCATCAGGCAGGGGAGAAAGCGTCAGTGTTAAAGTCAGTGGTGATTAATTTAGATGACCATCGTGAGAAAGAACGTGATCCCCTGATACCGTTTATTGATGTGCGCCACACCGGGGTTTTTTACGTGACCCCGAAATTAGACAAAGAAACCGGGGAAATCATCAAACCGGAACAATGGCTGTGTTCACCGATTGATGTCATCGGCACGGGCATTGATGAAAATGACGAGCAATACCTGATAGTCCGTTGGAAAGCGAAGGGCAGTAAAGACCCGGTCATTAAAGGGGTAGCGTCGGCCGACATTGGAGAACGCGAAGGCTGGCGAATGCTCAAAGCGGGCGGTGTGCAAGTCACAACAAAAAGTAATCTCAGGGCGATCCTGGCTGACTGGCTGATACGAAGCCACACAAAAGAAATCTGGAGTATGACGGCAAAATCAGGCTGGCATAAAGGGGCGTATATCATGCCGGACGGTTCGGTGATTGGCGTACCTCAGCAGCCTGTTTTGTTTAACGGGGGCAGTGCCGCGGCGAATGCCTATACCGTTTCAGGGACAACTGACAGCTGGCGTGAAGAGGTGGCACGGCTGGCGAATAATAACCCCTTTATGATGCTGGGCATTGCGACGGCGTTAGCGGCCCCGATGATAGGAATTGTGGGGGCGGACGGGTTTGGTGTCCATCTGTATGCGCAATCTACTGCCGGGAAAACCACGACGGCTGACATTGCAACCAGCCTATACGGTAAACCGGATGAGCAACGGCTGACGTGGTATGGCACTGCGCTGGGTATTGCTAACGAAGCATTGGCACACAATGACGGCCTGTTGTCACTCGATGAGGTCGGACAGGGTGCGAACCCTAAGCATGTCCACACCTCAGCCTATACCCTGTTTAATGGCAAGGGGAAAATACAGGGGGCGAAAGAAGGCGGTAACCGTCCTTTGGCAAGCTGGCGAACCGTGGCGATCAGTACCGGTGAGAAAGATATCCCCACGTTCTTGATGGAGGCCGGGATTAAAATTAATGCCGGGCAATTAGTCCGATTGCTGAATATTCCGATGGAAAGGGCCAAGACCTTGCACGGTTCAGAAAATGGCAAGGCGCATGCGGATGCGTTAAAGCGGGGCTGTCGTGAACATCATGGTGCGGCAGGGCGGGAATGGATCGGTTATCTATCGTCACACCATGAGGAGGCCAGACAGGCGTATATCGCGGCGCAATCACGGTGGGGCAAGCTGATACCGGAAAGTTATGGTGAGCAGGTACAACGGGTCAGTGATCGCTTTGCGGTGCTGGAGGCGGCTTTAATGCTGGGGCGGGTCATTACGGGCTGGAAGGCGCAGGATTGCCGCGATGTGCTGCAATATATCTTTAATGTCTGGGTGGCGGAGTTTGGGACCGGCAACAAAGAAGGTGAACAGATTGTCGAGCAGGCCGTTTCCTTTCTTAACGCCCATGGCATGAGCCGCTATGCCCCTCTGCCCTATGATGAACGGGACTTACCGATTCGGGATTTGGCTGGGTATCGGGAAAAGAAAGGCCTTCATGATAATGATCCGATGATTTTCTATACCTTACCCGCGACTTTTAAGCAGGAGATCGCCCGGGGTTTTAACGTGGATATGTTCGCAGACACGTTAGTGAAAAGCGACATACTCAAAAAGCCGGCCAGTGGCAGGAGCTATCAGGGCAAGACACCCCGTCTTAAGCATCTGGGGGGTATTCAGCAACGGGCTTACATCATGGTGCTGGTGCCTGAATCAGACGAAGAAGACTGA
- a CDS encoding antitermination protein, with amino-acid sequence MKLESALKHFHPKTPTFSDASTSTAPDRMKGMDTAAALGMAGSQAKFGMAAFFAKNEVSEEDRFSTVEELTRYARRTVPKLISKAAGNKLGPCLVILSKMAFEDYARSAASTCQCSECRGKGLIYGIKEVEKHPGIIRADGEVIMAPWIEKEQVGELCQKCNGKGTLSSRCRCKGRGVVVDEEKTALQGVPVDKICPRCSGRGYSRVPSSVAYTAIKALVPALTQSSWSRNWKPFYEKLVGKCYAEESSAEAMFSKVTK; translated from the coding sequence ATGAAACTCGAATCAGCATTAAAACACTTTCACCCGAAAACACCGACGTTCAGTGATGCGTCAACCAGTACCGCACCGGACAGAATGAAAGGAATGGATACCGCAGCAGCTTTGGGGATGGCGGGATCACAAGCCAAGTTCGGCATGGCGGCATTTTTCGCCAAGAACGAGGTCAGTGAAGAAGACAGGTTCAGCACGGTAGAAGAACTGACCCGATACGCAAGGCGAACTGTTCCTAAGCTGATATCCAAAGCAGCAGGGAATAAACTGGGGCCCTGTCTGGTTATCTTATCGAAGATGGCGTTTGAAGATTATGCCCGTTCAGCGGCGTCTACTTGTCAGTGTTCGGAATGTCGCGGGAAAGGGCTTATCTACGGCATAAAAGAAGTTGAAAAACATCCCGGCATTATTCGTGCGGACGGTGAAGTGATTATGGCGCCGTGGATTGAAAAAGAGCAGGTGGGTGAACTTTGCCAGAAGTGTAATGGTAAAGGCACGCTGTCAAGTCGTTGTCGCTGCAAGGGGCGGGGTGTAGTCGTTGATGAGGAAAAGACCGCCTTGCAGGGCGTACCGGTTGATAAAATCTGCCCCCGATGCTCAGGCCGGGGTTACAGCCGGGTGCCATCATCAGTAGCTTACACGGCTATCAAGGCGCTTGTTCCTGCATTGACTCAATCATCATGGTCTCGTAACTGGAAGCCCTTTTATGAAAAGCTGGTAGGTAAGTGTTACGCCGAAGAAAGCAGTGCGGAAGCTATGTTTAGCAAGGTAACAAAATAA
- a CDS encoding helix-turn-helix transcriptional regulator, which produces MTIRYNTPTPEERRSILSEYGEPYDRLIREKERHHITSISRTSAWKLENEGRFPARKPLGRNSCAWLLSDLLHWVRNPPTVENVNNPYSRKSN; this is translated from the coding sequence ATGACCATTCGATATAACACTCCTACACCAGAAGAACGCCGCTCTATCCTTTCCGAGTATGGCGAACCTTACGATCGTCTTATCCGTGAAAAGGAACGCCATCACATCACTTCTATTTCCAGAACATCAGCGTGGAAACTGGAGAACGAAGGCCGCTTCCCTGCCCGCAAACCACTAGGCCGCAATTCCTGTGCTTGGTTACTCAGTGACTTACTGCATTGGGTACGCAACCCGCCAACAGTAGAGAACGTCAATAACCCCTACAGCCGAAAATCAAATTAA
- a CDS encoding phage antirepressor Ant → MKSKNAALTGQGLAHAENNQEPILVQRKENLKKNYAEMIPLTAGTINGKAAMVTDARNLHKFLGNKELFASWIKQRIDQYGFIENEDYETYLENSKKGRPRTEYRVSSDMAKELSMVERTEEGKEARQYFIDCEKRLRRVAPEEHQAALMNWRKNRVAACEDHKSMTDAMKGYMERTGDTQKGFAYSNESRFINKLVLGIDPVKWAKNKGIKSKEVRDNMTAEQLQLLTYLESRNCAFLDLDAPTEKRKAQLMELAQRWLAQRMEAKQ, encoded by the coding sequence ATGAAATCTAAAAATGCGGCCTTAACTGGTCAGGGACTTGCTCACGCTGAAAACAATCAAGAGCCTATTTTAGTTCAGCGCAAAGAGAACCTAAAAAAGAATTATGCCGAAATGATCCCGTTAACAGCGGGAACTATTAATGGAAAGGCAGCAATGGTTACTGATGCCAGAAACCTGCATAAGTTTCTTGGCAATAAGGAACTGTTTGCTAGCTGGATAAAACAGCGCATTGATCAATACGGTTTTATTGAAAATGAGGATTACGAGACTTATTTGGAAAATTCCAAAAAAGGTCGTCCGAGAACTGAATACCGTGTTAGCTCTGATATGGCGAAAGAGCTTTCTATGGTGGAACGCACCGAAGAAGGTAAAGAGGCTCGCCAGTACTTTATCGACTGTGAAAAACGTCTGCGCCGTGTTGCACCAGAAGAACACCAAGCTGCGCTGATGAACTGGCGTAAAAATCGTGTCGCTGCCTGTGAAGATCATAAAAGCATGACTGATGCGATGAAAGGATATATGGAACGCACCGGAGACACTCAAAAGGGCTTTGCTTACAGCAATGAATCTCGATTTATTAATAAATTGGTGCTGGGTATAGATCCTGTCAAATGGGCTAAAAATAAGGGCATTAAATCCAAAGAAGTCAGAGACAACATGACCGCAGAGCAATTACAGCTACTGACGTATTTGGAATCACGCAATTGTGCATTTCTTGATTTGGACGCACCGACTGAGAAGCGAAAAGCCCAATTAATGGAACTGGCTCAACGTTGGTTAGCGCAGCGTATGGAAGCGAAGCAATGA